One region of Intestinimonas massiliensis (ex Afouda et al. 2020) genomic DNA includes:
- a CDS encoding sodium:proton antiporter translates to MLETILHNRFAVTAVLLFGIGFMNLLLQQNLLKKVVGFNIMDSAVFMLLASLGYIEGRVAPVMGEGVTPDASLFINPIPSGLVLTGIVVSVSITAFSLALIQRIHKHYGTIEMKELLERAKKEDD, encoded by the coding sequence ATGCTGGAAACCATCCTGCACAACCGCTTTGCGGTCACCGCCGTCCTCCTGTTCGGCATTGGCTTCATGAATTTGCTGCTCCAGCAGAACCTGCTGAAAAAGGTAGTGGGCTTCAACATCATGGACTCCGCCGTGTTCATGCTGCTGGCCTCCCTGGGCTACATCGAGGGCCGGGTGGCCCCGGTGATGGGCGAGGGCGTAACCCCGGACGCCAGCCTGTTTATCAACCCCATCCCCAGCGGCCTGGTGCTCACCGGCATCGTGGTGTCGGTCAGCATCACCGCCTTTTCCCTGGCCCTCATCCAGCGCATCCACAAGCATTACGGCACCATCGAGATGAAAGAGCTGCTGGAGCGGGCCAAGAAGGAGGATGACTGA
- a CDS encoding ABC transporter ATP-binding protein has protein sequence MLKIDDLRVNYGGIEAVKGITLAVPEREIVTLIGANGAGKSTTLRAIAGLVKPASGRIHLQAEDITGLSPDKIVSKGITLVPEGRRVFPDLTVLENLKIGAYLRKDNLEDDIKWVYDLFPRLKERSWQAAGTLSGGEQQMLAVGRALMSRPKLMMMDEPSLGLAPLVVKGIFDIIKEINRQGVTILLIEQNANMALHTADSAYVLETGRLTLRGTGRELLSNEAVKKAYLG, from the coding sequence ATGCTGAAGATTGACGACCTGCGGGTCAATTATGGCGGCATCGAGGCCGTCAAGGGCATCACCCTTGCAGTGCCTGAGCGGGAGATCGTCACCCTGATCGGCGCCAACGGCGCCGGAAAATCCACCACCCTGCGCGCCATCGCCGGACTGGTAAAGCCGGCCTCGGGGCGCATCCATCTCCAGGCCGAGGACATCACCGGCCTGTCCCCGGACAAGATCGTCTCCAAGGGCATCACCCTGGTGCCCGAGGGGCGGCGGGTATTTCCCGACCTCACCGTGCTGGAGAACCTGAAGATCGGCGCCTACCTCCGCAAGGACAACCTGGAGGACGACATCAAATGGGTGTACGACCTCTTTCCCCGGCTCAAGGAGCGGTCCTGGCAGGCGGCGGGCACTCTGTCCGGCGGAGAGCAGCAGATGCTGGCCGTGGGCCGGGCCCTCATGTCCCGTCCCAAGCTGATGATGATGGACGAACCCTCCCTGGGCCTGGCTCCGCTGGTGGTCAAGGGCATCTTCGACATCATCAAGGAGATCAACCGCCAGGGCGTGACCATCCTGCTCATCGAGCAGAACGCCAACATGGCCCTGCACACAGCCGACAGCGCCTATGTGCTGGAGACCGGCCGGCTGACCCTCCGGGGTACCGGCAGGGAGCTTTTGAGCAACGAAGCGGTCAAAAAAGCCTATCTGGGCTGA
- a CDS encoding Na+/H+ antiporter subunit E: MIVLFFLLWLLLSGEVTLRVCVWGAVVSALLYCFCTRVLGYGWRYERRAVKKLGPGLRYLGYLIVEMLKAGLVVMKLVYTRGRNMKPLLVFYDSPVHTEGGRAVLANSITLTAGTITVETVDGRFCVHALDRSLAEGIEDCEFQRRLEKLEE, encoded by the coding sequence GTGATTGTCCTGTTTTTTCTGCTCTGGCTTCTGCTGTCGGGAGAGGTGACCCTGCGCGTCTGCGTATGGGGCGCGGTGGTCTCCGCCCTGCTGTACTGTTTCTGCACCAGGGTGCTGGGCTATGGCTGGCGCTATGAGAGGCGGGCGGTCAAAAAGTTGGGCCCCGGGCTGCGCTATCTGGGCTATCTGATCGTGGAGATGCTCAAGGCCGGGCTGGTGGTCATGAAGCTCGTCTACACCAGGGGGCGGAACATGAAGCCTCTTTTGGTGTTTTACGACAGCCCGGTCCACACCGAGGGCGGCCGGGCGGTGCTGGCCAATTCCATTACCCTGACTGCCGGCACCATCACCGTGGAGACGGTGGACGGGCGCTTCTGCGTCCACGCCCTGGACCGGTCCCTGGCCGAGGGCATCGAGGACTGCGAGTTCCAGCGCCGGCTGGAGAAATTGGAGGAGTGA
- a CDS encoding ABC transporter substrate-binding protein: MKKLLALALTGAMALTLLAGCGGSGSGSSSPSPSASGDAPSSGDKVVTIGIFEPASGDNGAGGKQEVLGMQYAHDVQPTVEIGGETYQVELAIVDNQSSNDKAATAASELVSKGCSIVLGSYGSGVSIAGSDTFKNAGIPVIGVTCTNPQVTEGNTHYFRICFLDPFQGTVLANFAADNFQAKTAYTLSKQGDDYSGGLCYYFKEAFEALGGTVVSAEFPEGTSDFTSYVIAAKNAGADVFFSPVSTEAAALIVDNAAAQGLGMPIMAGDTWDSNVITGAAQGKDVEIYVTTFYQEGGNAEFDAGIKEWINADATRLSNNNGNDMIAAVSAMGYDAYFVALEALKNAGSTDPAAVNEALWNTTYTGVSGDIAFESENGDAIRDVAYVKQANTETGAWDFVTVQKAG; encoded by the coding sequence ATGAAAAAGCTTCTTGCACTCGCGCTGACCGGCGCTATGGCCCTGACCCTTCTGGCCGGCTGCGGCGGCAGCGGCAGCGGCAGCAGCAGTCCCAGCCCCTCTGCCAGCGGCGACGCCCCCTCCTCCGGCGACAAGGTGGTCACCATCGGCATCTTTGAGCCCGCCTCCGGCGACAACGGCGCCGGCGGCAAGCAGGAGGTCCTGGGCATGCAGTACGCCCACGACGTACAGCCCACCGTGGAAATCGGCGGCGAGACCTATCAGGTGGAGCTGGCCATCGTAGACAACCAGTCCTCCAACGACAAGGCCGCCACCGCCGCCTCCGAGCTGGTGAGCAAGGGCTGCTCCATCGTGCTGGGCTCCTACGGCTCCGGCGTGTCCATTGCCGGCTCCGATACCTTCAAGAACGCCGGCATCCCTGTCATCGGTGTCACTTGTACCAACCCCCAGGTCACCGAGGGCAACACCCATTACTTCCGCATCTGCTTCCTGGACCCCTTCCAGGGCACCGTTCTGGCCAACTTCGCCGCGGACAACTTCCAGGCCAAGACCGCTTACACCCTGAGCAAGCAGGGCGACGACTACTCCGGCGGCCTGTGCTACTACTTCAAGGAGGCCTTCGAGGCGCTGGGCGGTACAGTCGTGTCCGCCGAGTTCCCGGAGGGCACCTCTGACTTCACCTCCTACGTCATCGCCGCCAAGAATGCCGGCGCCGACGTGTTCTTCTCCCCCGTCTCCACCGAGGCGGCCGCTCTGATCGTGGACAACGCCGCCGCCCAGGGTCTGGGCATGCCCATCATGGCCGGCGACACCTGGGATTCCAACGTCATCACCGGCGCCGCCCAGGGCAAGGATGTGGAGATCTATGTGACCACCTTCTATCAGGAGGGAGGCAACGCCGAGTTTGACGCCGGCATCAAGGAGTGGATCAACGCCGATGCCACCCGCCTGTCCAACAACAACGGCAACGACATGATCGCCGCCGTCTCCGCCATGGGCTATGACGCCTACTTCGTGGCGCTGGAGGCCCTGAAGAACGCCGGCTCCACCGATCCCGCTGCCGTCAACGAGGCGCTCTGGAACACCACCTACACCGGCGTGTCCGGCGACATCGCCTTTGAGTCCGAAAACGGCGACGCCATCCGCGACGTGGCCTACGTCAAGCAGGCCAACACCGAGACCGGCGCCTGGGACTTCGTCACCGTCCAGAAAGCCGGCTGA
- a CDS encoding complex I subunit 5 family protein, which produces MRPFVENFPFFCIFLALVAGILSATFRSGRAAYRMTLAVTGAIAVLSALTLRYVVEGGLSFGYTMGRFPIPLGNAIRCGPLQALLCTVFAGVLLFALVGGSRDLFHDVLPEKQRFYFVMVNLTDAALLSLVYTNDAFTGYVFIEISTIAACALVMAKDNGPNLIATIRYLFMSLMGSGLFLIGLAILTSITGYLLMPSMAEAVARLAETGEYRVPLTVCAGLMVTGLGIKSAMFPFHLWLPDAHGGATTASSALLSGLVLKGYIVLMMTLMVRVFSMELMVELGVTNVVLLFGLLGMIFGSLGAMREYHVKRMLAYSSVAQIGYIFMGIGLGSAAGLTASCFHILVHACCKPLLFCCAGRLSAVSGHHRSLKNLRGSAYRDIAAGIGFTVGSLSMIGIPLFGGFVSKLYFASASLPTNRTAVTLLTIALSTVLNALYYIPALLSIWMRPDPADERAVLADATPEMLAFDRPFTAAAAVFTASIFILGIFYHPITDIIEAGIRLI; this is translated from the coding sequence ATGCGGCCGTTTGTCGAGAATTTCCCCTTCTTCTGCATCTTCCTGGCTCTGGTGGCCGGCATCCTGTCCGCCACCTTCCGCAGCGGCCGGGCGGCCTACCGCATGACCTTGGCCGTCACCGGGGCCATCGCCGTGCTGTCCGCCCTGACCCTGCGGTATGTGGTGGAGGGTGGCCTGAGCTTCGGTTACACCATGGGCCGCTTCCCCATCCCCCTGGGCAACGCCATCCGCTGCGGCCCCCTCCAGGCCCTGCTGTGCACCGTGTTCGCGGGGGTGCTGCTCTTTGCCCTGGTGGGCGGGTCCCGGGACCTGTTTCACGACGTGCTGCCGGAGAAGCAGCGGTTCTATTTCGTCATGGTCAACCTGACCGACGCCGCCCTGCTGTCCCTGGTGTATACCAACGACGCCTTTACCGGCTATGTCTTCATTGAGATCAGCACCATCGCCGCCTGCGCCCTGGTCATGGCCAAGGACAACGGACCCAACCTCATCGCCACCATCCGGTATCTCTTCATGAGCCTGATGGGCTCCGGGCTGTTTCTCATCGGTCTGGCCATCCTCACCTCCATCACCGGCTACCTGCTGATGCCCTCCATGGCCGAGGCGGTGGCCAGGCTGGCGGAGACGGGAGAATACCGGGTCCCCCTGACGGTGTGCGCCGGGCTGATGGTCACCGGGCTGGGCATCAAAAGCGCCATGTTCCCCTTCCACCTGTGGCTGCCCGACGCCCACGGAGGGGCCACCACTGCCTCCTCGGCCCTGCTGTCGGGGCTGGTGCTCAAGGGATACATCGTGCTGATGATGACCCTGATGGTGCGGGTGTTCTCCATGGAGCTCATGGTGGAGCTGGGTGTGACCAACGTGGTGCTGCTCTTCGGCCTGCTGGGCATGATCTTCGGCTCCCTGGGCGCCATGCGGGAGTACCACGTCAAGCGGATGCTGGCCTACTCTTCGGTGGCGCAGATCGGGTACATCTTTATGGGCATCGGTCTGGGCAGCGCGGCGGGCCTGACGGCCTCCTGCTTCCACATTCTGGTCCACGCCTGCTGTAAGCCCCTGCTGTTCTGCTGCGCCGGGCGGCTGAGCGCCGTCAGCGGCCACCACCGCAGCCTCAAGAACCTGCGGGGCAGCGCCTATCGGGACATTGCCGCCGGGATCGGCTTTACGGTGGGCTCTCTGTCCATGATCGGCATCCCGCTGTTCGGCGGCTTCGTCTCCAAGCTGTATTTTGCCAGCGCCTCCCTGCCCACCAACCGGACGGCGGTGACGCTGCTGACCATCGCCCTGTCCACGGTGCTCAACGCGCTGTACTACATCCCGGCCCTGCTGTCCATCTGGATGCGGCCGGACCCGGCGGATGAGCGCGCCGTTCTGGCCGACGCCACGCCGGAAATGCTGGCCTTTGACCGGCCTTTTACCGCGGCGGCCGCGGTCTTTACCGCCAGCATCTTTATCCTGGGGATCTTTTATCACCCCATCACCGACATCATCGAGGCCGGAATCCGGCTGATCTGA
- a CDS encoding branched-chain amino acid ABC transporter permease, producing the protein MEFLSKNLAYLLAGISVGGQYALIAIGYTMVYGILRLINFAHGDVFMVAGLMMVYLSAALPLYAAVPLVLLLTVALGFVIERVAYKPLRSAPRMSVMISAIGVSYLLQNLALYVTGGLNKNYPAIPLISEQVTIGPATTKVVTLVTPVLTIVLVAVLMQLIHHTKIGMAMRAVAKDFETSQLMGIKINSVISVTFIIGSFLAAVGSLLYFTNYPGVVPASGAMPGLKAFVAAVFGGIGSIPGAVVGAFLIGICENIIKGLDDMLVQLGVLQTGLGLTTFSDAFTFALLIVILIAKPTGLFGEKATDKV; encoded by the coding sequence ATGGAATTTTTGAGCAAGAATCTGGCCTACCTGCTGGCCGGTATCTCGGTGGGAGGACAGTATGCCCTCATCGCCATCGGCTATACCATGGTCTACGGCATCCTGCGGCTGATCAACTTCGCCCACGGCGACGTGTTCATGGTGGCGGGACTGATGATGGTCTATCTCTCCGCCGCCCTGCCCCTGTACGCCGCGGTCCCTCTGGTACTCCTCCTCACCGTGGCGCTGGGCTTCGTCATCGAGCGGGTGGCCTATAAGCCCCTGCGCTCCGCACCCCGCATGTCGGTGATGATCTCGGCCATCGGCGTCAGCTACCTGCTGCAGAACCTGGCCCTGTATGTCACCGGCGGCCTAAACAAGAACTACCCCGCCATCCCCCTGATCTCCGAGCAGGTCACCATCGGGCCCGCAACCACCAAGGTGGTCACTCTGGTCACCCCCGTGCTCACCATCGTGCTGGTGGCGGTGCTGATGCAGCTCATCCACCACACCAAGATCGGCATGGCCATGCGGGCCGTGGCCAAGGACTTCGAGACCAGTCAGCTTATGGGCATCAAGATTAACTCGGTCATCAGCGTCACCTTTATTATTGGCTCCTTCCTGGCTGCGGTGGGGTCGCTGCTCTACTTCACCAATTACCCCGGCGTGGTGCCCGCCTCGGGCGCCATGCCCGGCCTGAAGGCCTTCGTGGCCGCCGTGTTCGGCGGCATCGGCTCCATTCCCGGAGCGGTGGTGGGCGCCTTCCTCATCGGCATCTGCGAAAATATCATCAAGGGCCTGGACGACATGCTGGTCCAATTGGGTGTCCTTCAGACGGGACTGGGGCTGACCACTTTCTCGGACGCCTTCACCTTCGCCCTGCTCATCGTCATTCTCATCGCCAAGCCCACCGGGCTGTTCGGTGAGAAGGCCACCGATAAGGTTTGA
- a CDS encoding monovalent cation/H+ antiporter complex subunit F, with protein sequence MEQVRNGLLVASALVLAVLILAVLVRAILGPRFTDRIIAVNVINTLVVALLVVLSVWMSEDFLVDVALIYALLSFLTVVVVSRLVLTRRQRHKEDQRREQRCRGTRKKGGGARGT encoded by the coding sequence ATGGAACAGGTGAGAAACGGCCTTCTGGTCGCCTCCGCCCTGGTGCTGGCCGTGCTGATCCTGGCAGTTCTGGTGCGGGCCATTCTGGGGCCCCGGTTCACCGACCGCATCATTGCCGTCAATGTCATCAACACGCTGGTGGTGGCGCTGCTGGTGGTGCTTTCGGTGTGGATGAGCGAGGATTTCCTGGTGGATGTGGCTCTGATCTACGCCCTGCTGAGCTTTCTGACGGTGGTGGTGGTCTCCCGGCTGGTGCTCACCCGGCGGCAGAGGCACAAGGAGGACCAGCGGCGGGAGCAGCGGTGCAGGGGCACCCGGAAAAAAGGAGGCGGCGCGCGTGGTACATAA
- a CDS encoding hydrogenase subunit MbhD domain-containing protein, translating into MTVLEYLLLAGLVITAVAAPLCRRMLATVIVYMAFSLLMAVLWSLLQSPDLAITEAAVGAGITSILFFLTLKKIHALKGTRDE; encoded by the coding sequence ATGACCGTATTGGAGTACCTGCTGCTGGCCGGGCTGGTCATTACCGCCGTGGCTGCGCCCCTGTGCAGGCGGATGCTGGCCACCGTCATCGTGTATATGGCCTTTTCGCTGCTGATGGCAGTGCTGTGGAGCCTGCTGCAGAGCCCCGACCTGGCCATCACCGAGGCCGCCGTGGGCGCCGGCATCACCAGCATCCTATTTTTCCTGACGCTGAAGAAAATCCACGCGCTGAAGGGGACCCGCGATGAGTAA
- a CDS encoding ABC transporter ATP-binding protein, with protein sequence MSENVLRVEQVTMQFGGVVAVNDLSLEVNRGEIVALIGPNGAGKTTAFNCITGVYEPTNGRVSFLGETMVENYPQGKMQKLYAGENQGLYTKKLSPTPDHITRLGIARTFQNIRLFGALSVFDNVLIAKHMRARQNFLSATFRLNAREEKRMRQEAMALLEEQNLAHLKDEIAGSLPYGLQRRLEIARALATDPKLLLLDEPAAGMNPQETQGLTDFIKQIRGEYDLTIFMIEHHMDLVMQISDRIYVLDFGRLIAQGTPEAVQNDPRVIEAYLGVADDAED encoded by the coding sequence ATGAGTGAGAACGTCCTCCGGGTCGAACAGGTAACCATGCAGTTCGGCGGCGTAGTGGCGGTCAACGACCTCTCTCTGGAGGTAAACCGGGGGGAGATCGTGGCCCTGATCGGCCCCAACGGCGCCGGAAAGACCACCGCCTTTAACTGCATCACCGGGGTCTACGAGCCCACCAACGGCCGGGTTTCCTTCCTGGGTGAGACCATGGTGGAGAACTATCCCCAGGGCAAGATGCAGAAGCTCTACGCCGGGGAGAACCAGGGCCTTTACACCAAGAAGCTGAGCCCCACCCCCGACCACATCACCAGGCTGGGTATCGCCCGGACCTTCCAGAACATCCGGCTGTTCGGCGCCTTGTCGGTCTTTGACAACGTGCTCATCGCCAAGCACATGCGGGCCAGACAGAATTTCCTGTCCGCCACCTTCCGGCTCAACGCCAGGGAGGAAAAGCGGATGCGCCAGGAGGCCATGGCCCTGCTGGAGGAGCAGAACCTGGCCCATCTGAAAGACGAGATCGCGGGCAGCCTGCCCTACGGACTCCAGCGCCGGCTGGAGATCGCCCGGGCCTTGGCTACCGATCCCAAGCTCCTGCTCCTGGACGAGCCGGCCGCCGGCATGAATCCCCAGGAGACCCAGGGGCTCACCGACTTCATCAAGCAGATCCGCGGGGAGTACGACCTGACCATCTTCATGATCGAGCACCACATGGATCTGGTCATGCAGATCTCCGACCGCATCTACGTCCTGGACTTCGGCAGGCTGATCGCCCAGGGCACCCCGGAGGCCGTCCAGAACGATCCCCGGGTCATCGAGGCTTATTTGGGGGTGGCAGACGATGCTGAAGATTGA
- a CDS encoding branched-chain amino acid ABC transporter permease — MKKQKQIWVPIAAAVVCIAALYVLDCTLPSGHMLFTVLRKSAIYALVAVSMNLLNGFTGLFSLGQAGFMLIGAYTYAIFTIPLEAKEKVYQYYDCAVGFSLPVPVALVLAGLLAAAFAFLIGLPVLRLKSDYLAIATLGFAEIIKAIFLWKPLGPITNGSNLLKSFPNFSTLVAEESPFYGLYSRHMAFFSTLFPIAVSAICITLIVLLINSSYGRAFKAIREDEIAAEAMGVNLFRHKQMSFCISSFFAGVGGALLAMFQTTVAAAQFKSALTYEILLIVVIGGIGSVTGSCLASFLFVACSEWWLRFLDSEMVLANGLKVPFLRNGFRLVVFSIIIMIVVLFFRRGIMGDKELPDLIRRRPGKRKEAVK, encoded by the coding sequence ATGAAAAAACAGAAACAGATTTGGGTCCCCATTGCCGCCGCCGTGGTCTGCATCGCCGCCCTCTATGTCCTGGATTGTACCCTGCCCAGCGGGCACATGCTCTTCACCGTGCTGCGGAAAAGCGCCATCTATGCCCTGGTGGCCGTCTCCATGAACCTGCTCAACGGCTTTACCGGCCTGTTCTCCCTGGGACAGGCGGGCTTCATGCTCATCGGAGCCTATACTTATGCCATCTTTACCATTCCGCTGGAGGCCAAGGAGAAGGTGTACCAGTACTACGACTGCGCCGTGGGCTTCAGCCTGCCCGTGCCGGTGGCCCTGGTGCTGGCCGGTTTGCTGGCCGCCGCCTTCGCTTTCCTCATCGGACTGCCCGTGCTGCGGTTGAAGAGCGACTATCTGGCCATCGCCACCCTGGGCTTTGCCGAGATCATCAAGGCCATCTTCCTGTGGAAGCCTCTGGGCCCCATCACCAACGGCTCCAACCTGCTCAAGAGCTTTCCCAATTTCAGCACCCTGGTGGCGGAGGAGTCCCCCTTCTACGGCCTCTACAGCCGGCACATGGCCTTCTTCTCCACCCTGTTCCCCATTGCCGTGTCGGCCATTTGCATCACGCTCATTGTCCTGCTCATCAACTCCTCCTACGGCCGGGCCTTCAAGGCCATCCGGGAGGATGAGATTGCCGCCGAGGCCATGGGCGTCAACCTGTTCCGGCACAAGCAGATGTCCTTCTGCATCTCCTCCTTCTTCGCCGGGGTCGGCGGGGCCCTGCTGGCGATGTTCCAGACCACCGTGGCCGCCGCCCAGTTCAAGTCCGCCCTGACCTATGAGATCCTGCTAATCGTGGTCATCGGCGGCATCGGCTCGGTCACCGGAAGCTGCTTGGCCTCCTTTTTGTTCGTGGCCTGCTCCGAGTGGTGGCTGCGCTTCCTGGACAGCGAGATGGTGCTGGCCAACGGTCTTAAGGTGCCTTTTTTGCGCAACGGCTTCCGGCTGGTGGTCTTTTCCATCATCATTATGATCGTGGTCCTCTTCTTCCGCCGGGGCATCATGGGGGACAAGGAGCTCCCCGACCTCATCCGGCGGCGGCCGGGCAAGCGAAAGGAGGCGGTAAAATGA
- a CDS encoding cation:proton antiporter, with the protein MVHNIVTGLGLAVLLFGLFVFFTAVLGLYRFDYVLNRMHAAAVGDALGIFCILLGLMLLHGWSLPAFKTLAILLFLWLTSPVSSHLIAEMEVLTIPDIQKECEVEVR; encoded by the coding sequence GTGGTACATAATATCGTGACGGGCCTAGGACTGGCGGTCCTGCTGTTCGGCCTGTTCGTCTTTTTTACGGCGGTGCTGGGGCTATACCGCTTTGACTATGTGCTCAACCGGATGCACGCCGCCGCCGTGGGCGACGCGCTGGGCATCTTCTGCATCCTGCTGGGGCTGATGCTGCTCCACGGCTGGTCCCTGCCGGCCTTCAAGACGCTGGCCATCCTGCTGTTTCTGTGGCTGACCAGTCCGGTGTCCAGCCACCTGATCGCCGAGATGGAGGTCCTGACCATCCCGGACATCCAAAAGGAATGCGAGGTGGAGGTGCGATGA
- the mbhE gene encoding hydrogen gas-evolving membrane-bound hydrogenase subunit E — MSKTAKKGDWKGRLTAWVDGDRGPKDRTLFVMETRARRSRLPTVEEHEKREKHRLREFFNWYPAAAVLICLLLTAVLMFTVLQMPGFGRADNPLHNQVSEHYIEHGKEDSGAANVVTAMILTYRGFDTLGESCVLFLAVTSVMMLLLRDEKNTDGRDLRRMAQEDAIQREHQDVILKEAGEILIPFIFLFAVYVLLNGETSPGGGFSGGTILGSGLVLFACAFGFDKLRAFMNHRTYSVVRTFGLMLYAVLYGINIFLGANGLPNYLVGMSLLIDLAVGLVVACTVYGFYALFARGEL; from the coding sequence ATGAGTAAGACGGCGAAAAAAGGGGATTGGAAGGGGCGGTTGACGGCCTGGGTGGACGGCGACCGGGGGCCCAAGGACCGGACGCTCTTTGTCATGGAGACCCGCGCCCGGCGGTCCCGCCTGCCCACGGTGGAGGAGCACGAGAAACGGGAGAAGCATCGGCTGCGGGAGTTTTTCAACTGGTATCCCGCAGCGGCGGTGCTCATCTGCCTGCTGCTCACGGCCGTCTTGATGTTCACTGTGCTCCAGATGCCGGGCTTCGGCCGGGCGGACAATCCCCTGCACAACCAGGTGTCCGAACACTATATCGAGCACGGCAAGGAGGATTCCGGCGCGGCCAACGTGGTCACCGCCATGATCCTCACCTACCGGGGTTTCGACACCCTGGGGGAGAGCTGTGTGCTGTTCCTGGCGGTGACCAGCGTGATGATGCTGCTGCTTCGGGACGAGAAGAACACCGATGGCCGGGACCTGCGCCGGATGGCCCAGGAGGACGCCATCCAGCGGGAGCACCAGGACGTCATTCTCAAGGAGGCCGGGGAGATCCTCATCCCCTTCATTTTCCTCTTTGCCGTCTATGTGCTGCTCAACGGCGAGACCTCTCCCGGCGGCGGCTTCTCCGGCGGTACCATTCTAGGCAGTGGGCTGGTCCTGTTCGCCTGCGCCTTCGGCTTCGACAAGCTGCGGGCCTTTATGAACCACAGGACCTACAGCGTAGTGCGCACCTTCGGCCTGATGCTGTACGCCGTGCTGTACGGGATCAACATCTTTCTGGGCGCCAACGGCCTGCCCAACTATCTGGTGGGCATGAGCCTGCTCATCGACCTGGCGGTGGGCCTGGTGGTGGCCTGCACGGTTTACGGGTTTTACGCCCTGTTTGCAAGGGGGGAGCTGTGA